In the Carboxydothermus hydrogenoformans Z-2901 genome, one interval contains:
- the fliG gene encoding flagellar motor switch protein FliG, which produces MAREETRKKNINKIAKLLIALGPEHSAKILAKHFTEEEIEKISMAVATIGQITPEERQKVAEEFLELYQAQEYISTGGVSYAKEMLEKALGPQKANEIIKKLISLTTKMPFQMLRKADARQLINFIQNEHPQTIALILSYLLPEQAAMILSSMPAEMQSDIIKRIATMERTSPEVIREIEEVLEKKVSSVFEQNYTKAGGIETVVEILNRVDRSTEKNILEDLEQENQELAEEIRKRMFVFEDIVTLDDMAIQRVLREVESRDLAFALKGSTEEVKQRIMKNLSKRAAEMLNDELAYMGPVRLKDVEQAQQKIVAIIRRLEEAGEIIISRGGEDALVF; this is translated from the coding sequence ATGGCCAGGGAAGAAACACGCAAGAAAAATATCAATAAAATAGCCAAGCTTCTAATTGCCCTGGGGCCGGAACATTCGGCCAAAATTTTAGCCAAACATTTTACCGAAGAAGAAATTGAAAAAATTTCCATGGCGGTAGCTACTATCGGCCAGATTACACCGGAAGAAAGGCAAAAGGTGGCAGAAGAATTTTTGGAACTTTACCAGGCCCAGGAATATATTTCCACCGGCGGTGTGAGTTATGCCAAGGAAATGCTGGAAAAAGCTTTGGGACCGCAAAAAGCAAACGAAATCATTAAAAAATTAATAAGTTTAACCACCAAAATGCCTTTTCAGATGTTGCGCAAAGCCGATGCCCGGCAGCTTATTAACTTTATTCAAAATGAGCATCCGCAAACCATCGCTTTAATTTTATCTTATCTTTTACCGGAGCAGGCGGCGATGATTCTGTCATCAATGCCGGCGGAAATGCAGAGCGATATTATCAAAAGAATTGCCACTATGGAGAGAACGTCACCGGAAGTTATCCGGGAAATTGAGGAAGTATTGGAAAAAAAGGTATCATCGGTTTTTGAACAAAACTATACAAAAGCCGGTGGTATAGAAACGGTTGTGGAAATTTTAAACCGGGTTGACCGTTCGACCGAAAAAAATATCCTCGAAGATTTAGAACAGGAAAACCAGGAGTTAGCCGAAGAAATTAGAAAGCGAATGTTTGTTTTCGAGGATATTGTTACCTTGGACGATATGGCGATCCAGCGGGTGCTGCGGGAAGTGGAAAGCCGGGATTTGGCTTTTGCTTTAAAAGGTTCTACCGAAGAAGTCAAGCAGCGAATTATGAAGAACCTCTCCAAGCGGGCGGCGGAAATGTTAAACGACGAATTGGCTTACATGGGACCGGTGCGGCTTAAAGATGTGGAGCAGGCGCAGCAGAAAATTGTGGCTATTATTCGCCGTTTAGAAGAAGCTGGAGAAATTATAATATCCCGGGGTGGTGAAGATGCCCTGGTCTTCTAA
- a CDS encoding flagellar protein, producing the protein MPWSSKSKLLEGVAVRPDGEALKIPIKKIVILPEEVEKNNEESSALLNEAKIKAQEIINAARREAEIIREEAKAKGYQQGYTEGQAKARQEFEKLQETLKEEYEKKIAEKVLEINREREKIIKGVEQEIIAFIETSLEKLLGELPEAVTLFYRKWLVDALAKFSQRMVPVIQVSPADREKIEEILQQQGLEEKIPVITDTDLPAGTVVVKGEENYVISLKIFADEILEKLKAGAYGDE; encoded by the coding sequence ATGCCCTGGTCTTCTAAAAGTAAGCTTTTAGAAGGGGTTGCGGTAAGGCCCGACGGGGAAGCGCTGAAAATTCCCATTAAAAAAATTGTCATTTTACCAGAAGAAGTGGAAAAAAACAATGAAGAATCTTCGGCTTTATTAAACGAAGCAAAAATTAAAGCGCAGGAAATAATTAACGCTGCCCGGCGAGAGGCCGAGATAATCAGAGAAGAGGCCAAAGCAAAAGGTTACCAACAGGGTTATACCGAAGGTCAGGCTAAAGCCCGGCAAGAATTTGAAAAACTTCAAGAGACTTTAAAAGAGGAGTACGAAAAGAAAATTGCCGAAAAAGTTTTGGAAATAAACAGGGAACGGGAAAAAATCATCAAAGGGGTAGAACAGGAGATTATAGCTTTTATCGAGACTTCCCTTGAAAAGCTTTTAGGGGAGCTACCGGAGGCTGTAACGCTTTTTTACCGGAAATGGCTTGTAGACGCTCTTGCCAAGTTTTCGCAAAGGATGGTGCCGGTAATTCAGGTAAGTCCTGCTGACCGGGAGAAAATTGAAGAAATTTTACAGCAACAGGGTTTGGAAGAAAAAATACCCGTAATCACCGATACCGATTTACCGGCCGGAACGGTTGTTGTTAAGGGTGAGGAAAATTACGTCATTTCTTTAAAAATCTTTGCTGATGAAATTTTAGAAAAGCTTAAAGCTGGAGCTTACGGCGATGAGTAG